Within Caulobacter segnis, the genomic segment GCAAGGCCGGCCTGCAAGTGCTGCTGGACTTCCACTATTCCGACGACTGGGCCGACGGCGACAAGCAGATCGCGCCCAGGGCCTGGGCCAGGCTGTCGACGCCGGATCAGGCCAAGGCGCTGTACGCCTTCACCCGGAACACCCTGGCCGAGCTGGATCGCGAGGGGCTGATGCCCGACCTTGTCCAGGTGGGCAACGAGACCAACGGTGAGATCGTCTCCAGCCTGGCCAAGGCCAAGGAGCCGATCAATTGGGACCGCAACGCCTTGCTGTTCAACGCCGGGATCAAGGCCGTGCGCGACGCCGGCGCGGCCTCGGCGATCAAGCCGCGGATCATGCTGCACATCGCCCAGCCCGAGAACGTCGAGCCCTGGTTCGCGGCGGCGGAAAAGGCCGGCGTCACCGACTTCGACCTGATCGGGATCAGCTACTACAGCAAGTGGTCCAAGCGCTCGATGGCGCAGCTGGGCCAGACCATCAACCGCCTGCGTCACCTGTACTCGGCCGACGTGCTGGTGGTCGAGACGGCCTATCCGTTCACCAATGACGGCGCCGACAGCTCGCCCAACCTGTTGGGCGCCGACTCGCTGATCGCCGGCTATCCGGCCACCCCGGCGGGCCAGAAGAAGTACCTGACCGACCTGACCCAGCTGGTCTACGCCAATGGCGGGGTCGGGGTGGTCTATTGGGAGCCGGCCTGGCTCTCGACCAAGTGCAAGACCCGCTGGGGCCAGGGCTCCAATTGGGAGAACGCGGCCCTGTTCGACTTCAAGGGCCAGGCCCTGGAAGGCGTCGACTGGCTGAAGGCGCCCTACGTCATGCCCATGGACGTCACCTTCCGCGTCGTCGCCCACGGCGAGGCCGCGCGCTTCATCGACGGCGACTTCCTGGGCGGGGTCGGTCCGCGTCCGATGACGCTGGAGAACGGCGCCTGGACCTATCGCACCCGGCTGATGCCCGGCGCTTCGGTGACGGCCGCCACGGCGACCGACCCGGCGACCGTCGGCGACGCCCAGGCCGAGGCGGCGATCGTGGGGAAGGGCGCGACGGTCATTCCACTGAAATGACAGCGCTTGTCTTATGCGATTGATATGATAAATGGAACCCGTGGCGCTCGCGGGAGCGCCTGACGCGATTCCGCGTCGCCACAAGGCAGTCGCGCCATCCACGAAGCGCGACGCCGTTCTCATTCAGGGGGAACTCACATGACTCGTCATGCCATTCTGCTCGCCGCTGTCAGCGGCATCGCTCTGACGTCGGCCGCAGGCGTCCACGCCCAAACCACCGAAAGCTCGCAGGTCGAGGAAGTCGTCGTCACCGGCGTCCGCAAAAGCCTGCGCGACGCCTTGGCCGTAAAGCAGGGCTCCGACAAGGTCGTCGAAGCCATCTCGGCCAAGGACATCGGCGTCCTGCCCGACGTGACCATCGCCGAGTCCATCGCCCGCCTGCCGGGCGTCAACGCCACGCGCGACCGCGGCAACGACAGCCAGGCGGTCGTCCGGGGCCTGGGCGCGCGCCTGGTGCTGGGCACCATCAACAACCGCGAGGTCGCCTCGTCGGAACCCGACCGCAACGTCCGCTGGGAGATCTATCCTTCCGAAGTCGTCTCGGGCGTCGAGGTCTACAAGTCGCAGTCGGCCGACCTGATCGCCGGCGGCGTCGCCGCGACCATCAACATCAACACCATCGCTCCGCTGGACTATCGCGGCCCCGAGTTCGTGCTGCGCGCCGGCCCGGTGTTCTATGACGGCGGCAAGGACATCCCGAACTACAAGACGACCGGCTATCGCGGCTCGGGTTCGTGGGTCCACAAGCTGAACGACGACCTGGCCGTCGTCGTCGGCGTCACCGCCCAGCGCCAGAAGAACGGCTATGGCTCGTTCACGGGCTGGGGCTACAACGACAGCAACGCGCGTCCGCCCGCCGGGGCCAGCGACTACAGCAGCGACGTCAATCATGACGGCAAGGTCGACTACACGCCCTGGGGCGCGCAGATGTCGGCCAGCCGCATCGACCAGAAGCGCACCGGGATCTCCGGCGGCCTGCAGTACAAGCCGACCGACCATTTCGAGCTGAAGGCCGACGCCCTCTATTCGAAGATCAAGATCATCGAGGTCCAGGACCAGACCGTCTGGGGCGCCAACAACTGGGGCAACTGGAACACCGGCACGGGCAACATCGGCTGGAACGACGGCGTCTACAACGCGCCGGGCGCGTCCTACACGCTGATCAACAACGCCGTCGTGGCCGCCCGCCTGCCGTTCAGCTCGGTGCAGACCGTGCTGGCCAAGTACAGCGAGGACAAGGACCTGTTCGCCGGCGGCCTGAACGGCAAGTGGACCGGCGACCAATGGACCGTCACCGGCGACGTCTCGTACTCGAAGGCCAAGCGGACCAACACCTGGAAGGCCGTGCGCTTCGAAGCCTGGCCGGACTGGACGTCCTTCGACTGGCGGGCCGGCGTGACGCCGACGATCACCACCAGCCAGGAGAGCATCAAGCTCAGCCAGACGGCGGACCTGGCCGGCTCGCATGACGGCCCCGAACACCTGAACGACGAACTGAAGGCCGCGGCCCTGGACTTCACCCGCGACTTCGGCGGTGACGGCTTCTTCAAGAGCGTGCAGTTCGGCGTCCGGGCTTCGGACCGCACCAAGGACCATGTCAGCTTCAGCTTCGCCCCGTCGGCCACCGGCGCGACGATCCCGACCAACCTGCTGACCGCCTACACGCTCAGCGGCGGCGCCAACGTCCCGGCGCTGCTGACCGGCGACATCGACAAGATCGCCGTGGTCGCCTACGGCGCCAACGCCTTCGACGTCTCCAAGGCGACCGAAGAACTGGCCGAGCGCTGGTCGGTCAACGAGAAGGTCTACGAAGGCTACGCCAAGCTGAACTTCGCGGGCGACAGCGTCGGCGGTTCGTGGGTTTCCGGCAATGTCGGCGCGCGCGTGGTGCACACCGAGACCAGCAGCGACGGCATGCAGCAGGACACCGCAAGCGCCTTCAAGGCCGTGACGGTCGACAACGACTACACCGACATCCTGCCCTCGGCGAACGCCAAGTTCGACTTCGGCGATGGCAAGATCGTCCGCCTGGGCCTGGCCAAGGTGATCGCGCGTCCGCCGCTGGACGAACTGCGCGCCAGCCGCACCCTGGCCAATTGGTCGCCGTGGACCGGCAGCGCCGGCAATCCCAAGCTGAAGCCGTTCGAGGCCATCCAGTTCGACGCCTCGGCCGAATATTACTTCCGTCCCGAAGCCCTGGTGGCGCTGTCCTACTACTACAAGGACGTCGACAGCTATATCGGCTGGAAGCAGACGCCGGCTACCTTCGGCGGCCAGACCTATACGGTCGCCAGCCCGGCCAACGGCGGCAGCGGCTACATCCAGGGCGTCGAGCTGACGTTCCAGACGCCGTTCTTCTTCCTGCCGGGCCCGCTCAGCAAGTTCGGCATCTATTCGAACTACGCCTTCGTGGACTCGGACCTGAAGGAGTTCTCGCCGGCCAACAATCCGCTGCGGATGACGGGCCTGGCCAAGAACACCGCCACGGTCGACCTGTGGTACGCCAACGGCCCGATCGAGGCGCGCCTGGGCTGGAAGTACCACTCGCCGATGACGGTCATCTACGGCTGGAACGGCTCGGACCTGCAGACCCTGGAGAGCGAGAAGACCCTCGACTTCAGCTCCTCGTACAAGATCAACGAGGCCTTCAGCGTCCGCTTCCAGGTCAACAACCTGACCAATGAAGCGCTGCGGATGTACCGCGACAACGATCCCAACCGGATCGGCCGCTACGACAGCTACGGCCGTCGCTACCTGGTCGACTTCACGGTCAAGTTCTAGCCCGACGCCCGATCCCGCCGGCATTCGCCGGAGGATCGGGCAAGGCAAAACTCTAGGGCGTCACTTCCTCCCCGACGTTCCTTGCGCTGGGGGAGGGGGCCTTTGCCTCCTCCCCTTCTTTTTGAGTTCGTGAGAGGCTTTCCCGATGCAGATCAATCGACGTCAGGCCCTGGCCGCCACGGCCGGCGCGGCGATGCTGGCCCGCTCGGGCGCCGCCGCCTCTCAAATCGCTCCAGTCGCCGCCATCGACCTAGGCCCGCGCGAACGGATCTCCCTGGACTTCGACTGGCGCTTCGCCCTGGGCCATGCCTCGGATCCCGACAAGGACTTCGGCTTCGGGGCCAACCAGCGCACCTACGCCAAGCAAGGGGCCAGCGCCCCCAGCTGGTGGGTGGCCGCCGCCGCCCAGAAGGACTTCGACGACAGCACTTGGAAGCCGGTGACGCTGCCGCACGACTGGGCCGTCGAGCTGCCGTTCGCCAACAACCCCGACTACAAGCCCTCGGGCAAGCCCGACGACGAGGATCTGCGGGCAGCCCATGGCTACAAGGCGCTGGGTCGCGAATTCCCTGAAAACAGCGTCGGCTGGTATCGCAAGGCCTTCACCCTGCCGGCCAGCGACGCCGGCAAGAGGGTGTCGATCGAGTTCGACGGCGCGTTCCGCGACGCCCTGGTGATCGTCAACGGCTACATCCTGGAGCGCGAGGACAGCGGCTATTCGCCGTTCCGCGTCGACATCACCGACATCGCCAATGTCGGCGGCGACAACTGGCTGACCGTCCGCGTCGACGCCAGCCTGGGCGAGGGCTGGTTCTACGAAGGGGCGGGCCTCTATCGCCACGTCTGGCTGGTGAAGACCGCGCCGGTCCACGTGCCGCAGTGGGGCGTCTTCGTCCGCGCCAAGGTCGACGGCACGGTCCAGATCGACACCGACCTGGTCAACGAGTCCGATGCCAGCCAGGCGTTCGAGGTCTCGCACGCGGTGCTGGACGCCGCCGGCAAGCCCGTCCTGGCCGTCGCCCCCGCCGCCGACCGCATCCCCGCCTGGGAGCGCGTGAGCCTGTCGCAGACCGTGACCCTGTCCAACCCGATCCTGTGGTCGCTGGAAAACCCGCACCTGTACACGCTGGTCACAGAGACCAAGGTCGGCGGCGCGGTGGTTGACCGGTTCGTCACCCGCTTTGGCGTCCGCGCGATCCGGTTCGACGCCCAGAAAGGCTTCTTCCTCAACGACAAGCCGGTGAAGCTGAAGGGCAGCTGCAACCATCAGGACCACGCGGGCGTCGGCGCGGCGATCCCGGACGCGCTGCAGGTCTGGCGGCTGGAGCAACTGAAGTCGATGGGCAACAACGCCTATCGCGCCTCGCACAATCCGCCGACGCCCGAGCTGCTGGACGCCTGCGACCGCCTGGGCATCCTGGTCATCGACGAGACCCGCCGGATGTCCAGCGATCCCACCTCGATGGACGAGCTGGAGCGCCTGGTCCGCCGCGACCGCAACCACCCGTCCGTCATCCTGTGGTCGATCGGCAACGAGGAGCCGCAACAGGGCACGGCCCGCGGCGCCAAGGTCGCCACCACCATGAAGCGGTTGGTCAATCGCCTGGACCCGACGCGCCTAGTCACCGCGGCCATGGACAACGGCTTCGGCGAGGGCATCAGCACCGTCATCGACGTGCAGGGTTTCAACTATCGCCACGAGAAGATGGACGACTTCCACGCCCGTTTCCCGAACACGCCGATCATCGGCACCGAGAGCGCCAGCGTGGTGACTACGCGCGGCGAGTACGCCCGCGACGAGGCCAAGAGCTACGTGCCCGCCTACGACACCGACCATCCGTGGTGGGCGACGACGGCCGAGAAATGGTGGAGCCACGCCGCCGACCGACCGTGGATGGCGGGCGGCTTCATCTGGACCGGCTTCGACTATCGCGGCGAACCGACGCCGTTCAACCGCTGGCCCAGCATCAGCTCGCACTTCGGGGCCTTCGACACCTGCGGTTTTCCGAAGGACAACTATTACTACTACCGCGCCTGGTGGCGGCCGGAGCCGCTGCTGCACCTGTTGCCGCACTGGAACTGGGAGGGCCGCGAGGGTCAGCCGATCGCGGTCTGGGCGCACAGCAACTGCGACAAGGTCGAGCTCTTCCTGAACGGCAAGAGCCAGGGCGTGCGCGCGGTTCAGCCCAACCAGCACGTCGAATGGTCAGTGCCTTACGCGCCCGGCGTGATCGAGGCGCACGGCTACAAGGGCGGCAAGGTGATCCTGCGCGAACGTCGCGAGACGGCCGGCGCGCCCGCCGCCCTGCGCCTGACCGCCGACCGTCCGAAGCTGAAGGCCGACGGCCAGGACGTGGCGATCCTCAAGGTCGAGGTGCTGGACGCCAAGGGCCGCCCGGTCCCGCGCGCCGACACCCTGGTGCGCTTCGAGATCTCGGGCGCGGCCGACCTGATCGGCGTCGGCAACGGCAATCCGACCAGCCACGAGCCCGACGTGGCGTCCCAGAGGAAGGCTTTCAACGGTCTGCTCCAGGCCATTGTCCGCACCCGACGGAATCAGGCCGGGCGGGCGAGGGTGGTCGCGGTGGCCGACGGCCTGAAGAGCGCCGGCTTGGATCTCACATTCGGTTGATCCGGTTCTGACGCGCCGCACGCGTCATCGATGAAAATCCCGCGCGCGGGAGGGGCGGCGGCCAGCGTCAAGCTGGCCGCCGTCGTGCTTTTCCGTGCGCGGAAACCGGTTTCCGTAGCGATTTATAACGCAACCTTGAGCTGCTTAGGGGAATACGGCGCCTTTGCGGCGCTGCAAAATCGACCCCGAGAGACCCTCATTTGTCATAAAAATCATCCCAAAATGGCCTTGAAAAATAATTGCTAGCGCTGTCAATTGGTCATTGCGGCGGTCGGCGACCGATGTTACCGCTAACTGGTCTCTCGTGCATTGGTTGTTCGCCAGTCGCGGGAACGGGAAGAGCGGCCGGGAAATGCTTCCGGCTCGTAACAATAAACATCGCCCCAGAGAGGGCCAATTTTAGGGGGAACGGCTATGAAGCGGCTTCGTCGCTTGCACGCGTCTGCCTCTTGCGTCGCCATCACGGCGGCCATGTTCGCCAGCTCAGCGCTGGCCCAGCAGACTCAAGAGAATACCGCCGTCGACGAGGTCGTCGTCACCGGCATCCGCGCATCGCTCGAACGGTCGATCGAGATCAAGCGCAACAACAGCGGCGTGGTCGATGCGATCTCCGCCGAAGACATGGGCAAGTTCCCGGACACCAACCTCGCCGAATCCCTGCAGCGGATCACCGGCGTGTCGATCGACCGGACGAACGGCGAAGGCTCGCAGGTCACGGTGCGGGGCTTTGGTCCCAGCTTCAACCTGGTGACCCTGAACGGCCGCACCATGCCCACCGCGCGGGTCGCCACGGTCGGCGGCGACCAGTCCTCGGACACCGCGGCCGGCACGAGCCGGTCGTTCGACTTCTCCAACCTCGCCTCGGAAGGCGTGTCCACGCTGGAGGTCTACAAGACCGGCCGCGCGGCTATCCCGACGGGCGGCATCGGCGCCACGATCAACGTCAAGACCCGCCGCCCGCTGGACGGCAAGCCGGGCCTGACGGGCAGCATCGGGGTCAAGGGCGTCTACGACACCAGCATGGACAAGAAGGTCGATGATTTCGGCCACAAGTACACGCCGGAAGCTTCGGGCCTGATCAACTGGGTCGACGACAGCGAGAAGTTCGGCGTCGCCCTGTTCGGCAGCTATCAAAAGCGCGACTACACCACGCGCGCGGCCACGGTGAACGACTGGAACATCAAGTCGTACGCCGACTTCATCGATCCGGCCAACGGCTTCGTCCGCAACGGCGGCGCCACCCAGATCACCAACGCCCCGTCGAACCCGAAGACCTGGGTCGCGATCCCCAATGACACCCGCTATCACTTCGCTCAAGGCGAACGTGAGCGCGTCAACGCTCAGCTGACGGCGCAATTCCGCCCGATCGAGACCATGACGATCACGGCCGACGCCCTGTACGCCCGCAACAAGGCGTTCGAGCGCCGCAACGACAGCACGAACTGGTTCAATCGCCCGTTCGACAAGGTGACCTTCGACAACAATCCGACGGTCGCCACGGCCGTCCTGCTGTCGGAGAACCTGAGCGGCACCAAGGATACGGGCTTCGAGCAGCAGTACCGCGGCAACGAGGATACGCTGAAGTCGTTCGGCCTGAACGGAACCTGGGATGTCTCGGACCGCTTCCACGTCACCGTGGACGGCCATATCTCGAAGGCGGACGCCAAGCCGAATTCGCCGAACGGGGCCAGCTCCACGGCGGTCTCGATCGCCGCTCCGATCTTGACGTCCCAGACCGTCAGCTACCAGGGCGCGGCCCCGGTCCCGAGCGTCACGTTCAACGACGCTCTGCGCGGCAACGGCAACGGCGTTCTAGACGTCGGCGACCTGGCCAGCCAGGTGGCTCGCACCTGGGCGCAACGCCAGCAGCAAAAGGTCAAGGAAATCCGGGCCGACTTCCGTTGGGACCTGGACGACAACGGCAGCAACATCCAGTTCGGTGGCGACTATCGCGACTCGAACATGCTGCAGACCAGCAAGTCGACCCAGCAAGACCTGGGCAGCTGGGGCATGTCCAGCCCGCAGGACGTCTCCAAGAACGCCGCCAACTTGGTGAAGGCGTTCTGCCTGGCCTGCCAGTTCAACGACTTCAACCTGAACCAGTCGGGCGCGGGCCTGGTCTCGTTCCGCGCCAACGCCATCGACCTCTACAACGCCCTGTCGCCGGTCTATGTGGCCAAGGGCAACGCGGTCGGCGTCACGGGCCAGGAAAACAACCGCATCAAGGAAAAGATCGCTTCGGTCTATGGCCAGCTGGTCTGGAAGTCGGAGCTGGTCGGTCTGCCGACCGAACTGGTCGCCGGCGTCCGTTACGAGACCACCAAGACCGACGCGACGTCGCTGGTCCTGGTGCCCAGCGCGATCATCTGGACGGCGGACAACGACTTCTCCCTGCAAACCAACGGCGTTTACCAACCGCTGACGGGCAAGGGTAAGTACAACAATCTGCTGCCGTCGATGGACTTCAAGGTCGAGTTCCGCGACGACCTGACGGGGCGCTTCTCGTTCAGCCGGACGATCGCGCGCCCGGACTACAACAACCTGTTCGCCGCCCAGAGCGTCGGGACGCCGAACCGTCCGGTCGCCAACGGGGCCATCCCGCTGGGCGCCATCGGCAACACCGACCTGGATCCGCTGGTCTCCGACAACTTCGACGTCTCGCTGGAGTGGTACTACAAGCCCAGCAGCTACATCTCGATCGGCTTCTTCGACAAGCGGGTGAGCAACTTCGTCGGCACCGGCACCAAGAGGTCGAGCATGTTCGACCTGCGTGACCCCAGCTCCGGCGCGCCGGGCACCCTGTCCGGCGACGCCAAGACCGCTCTGGCGGCCATCGGCGCGGGCGTCGGCGACGTGAACCTGTTCACGATGGCGGCCCTGATCAAGACGACCGGTTCGGTGTCGGCCGCCACGGCTCAGTTCCAGGCCAACCGCCTTCCCAGCGGTGACCTGAACCAAGCCTTCGTCGACCAAATCCTGGCGGCCGTGGACATCGCGCCCACCAGCACCGATCCGCTGTTCAGCTTCCAGGTCTCGCAGCCGATCAACAAGACCGGCAACATCCACGGCTTCGAAATCGCCGGTCAGCACTTCTTCGGCGATACGGGCTTTGGTGTCGCTGGGGCCTATACGCTGGTGCGCGGCGACGTCGGCTTCGACAACGCCGCCGACCCGGGCCAGGACCAGTTCGCTCTGCTGGGCCTGTCGGACACGGCCAACGCCACGCTGATCTACGAGAAGTACGGCTTCTCGGCCCGCGTGGCCTACAACTGGCGGGACAAGTTCCTGCAAGCCACCAACCGCGGCGGCTCGCGCAACCCCGTCAACGTCGCGCCGTTCGGCCAGCTGGACATCAACATCAGCTACGATGTCACCCCGAAGCTGGCCCTCTCCTTCGAAGGCATCAACCTGACCAAGGAGCATCTGCGCACCTATGCCCGCGACGAGAAGCAGGTCTGGTTCGCGCAAGAACTGGACCGGCGCTTCCTGCTCGGCGCCCGCTACCGCTTCTAGGACCGGAAGTCTCCTAGGATCGAAGGAGGGACCGTCGCGCTTGCGGCGGTCCCTTTCTTCCTTTGAAGTGCCCGTGCCCAGCGTGAGTAGGCCGACATGAACCGAGTGC encodes:
- the galA gene encoding beta-galactosidase GalA, encoding MQINRRQALAATAGAAMLARSGAAASQIAPVAAIDLGPRERISLDFDWRFALGHASDPDKDFGFGANQRTYAKQGASAPSWWVAAAAQKDFDDSTWKPVTLPHDWAVELPFANNPDYKPSGKPDDEDLRAAHGYKALGREFPENSVGWYRKAFTLPASDAGKRVSIEFDGAFRDALVIVNGYILEREDSGYSPFRVDITDIANVGGDNWLTVRVDASLGEGWFYEGAGLYRHVWLVKTAPVHVPQWGVFVRAKVDGTVQIDTDLVNESDASQAFEVSHAVLDAAGKPVLAVAPAADRIPAWERVSLSQTVTLSNPILWSLENPHLYTLVTETKVGGAVVDRFVTRFGVRAIRFDAQKGFFLNDKPVKLKGSCNHQDHAGVGAAIPDALQVWRLEQLKSMGNNAYRASHNPPTPELLDACDRLGILVIDETRRMSSDPTSMDELERLVRRDRNHPSVILWSIGNEEPQQGTARGAKVATTMKRLVNRLDPTRLVTAAMDNGFGEGISTVIDVQGFNYRHEKMDDFHARFPNTPIIGTESASVVTTRGEYARDEAKSYVPAYDTDHPWWATTAEKWWSHAADRPWMAGGFIWTGFDYRGEPTPFNRWPSISSHFGAFDTCGFPKDNYYYYRAWWRPEPLLHLLPHWNWEGREGQPIAVWAHSNCDKVELFLNGKSQGVRAVQPNQHVEWSVPYAPGVIEAHGYKGGKVILRERRETAGAPAALRLTADRPKLKADGQDVAILKVEVLDAKGRPVPRADTLVRFEISGAADLIGVGNGNPTSHEPDVASQRKAFNGLLQAIVRTRRNQAGRARVVAVADGLKSAGLDLTFG
- a CDS encoding TonB-dependent receptor, which translates into the protein MTRHAILLAAVSGIALTSAAGVHAQTTESSQVEEVVVTGVRKSLRDALAVKQGSDKVVEAISAKDIGVLPDVTIAESIARLPGVNATRDRGNDSQAVVRGLGARLVLGTINNREVASSEPDRNVRWEIYPSEVVSGVEVYKSQSADLIAGGVAATININTIAPLDYRGPEFVLRAGPVFYDGGKDIPNYKTTGYRGSGSWVHKLNDDLAVVVGVTAQRQKNGYGSFTGWGYNDSNARPPAGASDYSSDVNHDGKVDYTPWGAQMSASRIDQKRTGISGGLQYKPTDHFELKADALYSKIKIIEVQDQTVWGANNWGNWNTGTGNIGWNDGVYNAPGASYTLINNAVVAARLPFSSVQTVLAKYSEDKDLFAGGLNGKWTGDQWTVTGDVSYSKAKRTNTWKAVRFEAWPDWTSFDWRAGVTPTITTSQESIKLSQTADLAGSHDGPEHLNDELKAAALDFTRDFGGDGFFKSVQFGVRASDRTKDHVSFSFAPSATGATIPTNLLTAYTLSGGANVPALLTGDIDKIAVVAYGANAFDVSKATEELAERWSVNEKVYEGYAKLNFAGDSVGGSWVSGNVGARVVHTETSSDGMQQDTASAFKAVTVDNDYTDILPSANAKFDFGDGKIVRLGLAKVIARPPLDELRASRTLANWSPWTGSAGNPKLKPFEAIQFDASAEYYFRPEALVALSYYYKDVDSYIGWKQTPATFGGQTYTVASPANGGSGYIQGVELTFQTPFFFLPGPLSKFGIYSNYAFVDSDLKEFSPANNPLRMTGLAKNTATVDLWYANGPIEARLGWKYHSPMTVIYGWNGSDLQTLESEKTLDFSSSYKINEAFSVRFQVNNLTNEALRMYRDNDPNRIGRYDSYGRRYLVDFTVKF
- a CDS encoding TonB-dependent receptor — encoded protein: MKRLRRLHASASCVAITAAMFASSALAQQTQENTAVDEVVVTGIRASLERSIEIKRNNSGVVDAISAEDMGKFPDTNLAESLQRITGVSIDRTNGEGSQVTVRGFGPSFNLVTLNGRTMPTARVATVGGDQSSDTAAGTSRSFDFSNLASEGVSTLEVYKTGRAAIPTGGIGATINVKTRRPLDGKPGLTGSIGVKGVYDTSMDKKVDDFGHKYTPEASGLINWVDDSEKFGVALFGSYQKRDYTTRAATVNDWNIKSYADFIDPANGFVRNGGATQITNAPSNPKTWVAIPNDTRYHFAQGERERVNAQLTAQFRPIETMTITADALYARNKAFERRNDSTNWFNRPFDKVTFDNNPTVATAVLLSENLSGTKDTGFEQQYRGNEDTLKSFGLNGTWDVSDRFHVTVDGHISKADAKPNSPNGASSTAVSIAAPILTSQTVSYQGAAPVPSVTFNDALRGNGNGVLDVGDLASQVARTWAQRQQQKVKEIRADFRWDLDDNGSNIQFGGDYRDSNMLQTSKSTQQDLGSWGMSSPQDVSKNAANLVKAFCLACQFNDFNLNQSGAGLVSFRANAIDLYNALSPVYVAKGNAVGVTGQENNRIKEKIASVYGQLVWKSELVGLPTELVAGVRYETTKTDATSLVLVPSAIIWTADNDFSLQTNGVYQPLTGKGKYNNLLPSMDFKVEFRDDLTGRFSFSRTIARPDYNNLFAAQSVGTPNRPVANGAIPLGAIGNTDLDPLVSDNFDVSLEWYYKPSSYISIGFFDKRVSNFVGTGTKRSSMFDLRDPSSGAPGTLSGDAKTALAAIGAGVGDVNLFTMAALIKTTGSVSAATAQFQANRLPSGDLNQAFVDQILAAVDIAPTSTDPLFSFQVSQPINKTGNIHGFEIAGQHFFGDTGFGVAGAYTLVRGDVGFDNAADPGQDQFALLGLSDTANATLIYEKYGFSARVAYNWRDKFLQATNRGGSRNPVNVAPFGQLDINISYDVTPKLALSFEGINLTKEHLRTYARDEKQVWFAQELDRRFLLGARYRF
- a CDS encoding glycosyl hydrolase 53 family protein yields the protein MTPQRSNARASLIALSLAALLASPVHAAPQTYLGVDISYANEMEDCGAVYRAGGKTVEPYAFFKSAGANVARIRIWNDPDWTPYSNLKDVKRSIAKARKAGLQVLLDFHYSDDWADGDKQIAPRAWARLSTPDQAKALYAFTRNTLAELDREGLMPDLVQVGNETNGEIVSSLAKAKEPINWDRNALLFNAGIKAVRDAGAASAIKPRIMLHIAQPENVEPWFAAAEKAGVTDFDLIGISYYSKWSKRSMAQLGQTINRLRHLYSADVLVVETAYPFTNDGADSSPNLLGADSLIAGYPATPAGQKKYLTDLTQLVYANGGVGVVYWEPAWLSTKCKTRWGQGSNWENAALFDFKGQALEGVDWLKAPYVMPMDVTFRVVAHGEAARFIDGDFLGGVGPRPMTLENGAWTYRTRLMPGASVTAATATDPATVGDAQAEAAIVGKGATVIPLK